A part of Solibacillus sp. FSL H8-0538 genomic DNA contains:
- the gpr gene encoding GPR endopeptidase, protein MKKIEWNRTDLIDEAEEVVIHQTKQQKEKLKDSSGILIEESQENRVKITKVTVDEKGEKQIGKKKGTYVTLSVPTLTPDDKDGFSQLEAALEHHLEEMHRDIVFTKDQKVLVIGLGNKTITPDAIGPFTIDSMHKLQSELESPQFVLYAPGVTGQTGFETSDFIAALTDKIKPALVIVIDALATSGSARLCRTIQLTNTGIHPGSGVGNQRAEVSKEAIGVPVTAIGIPTVVEAPILIADAIDVVFRSIAAQIEERGKPSRKLSVKPWTPSTESVDLELIKPIFGEWSTWTTEDRRQLFEEVFSSHPERLIVSPKEVDIWLIQYALLLSNCLFKWIKTAEDTF, encoded by the coding sequence ATGAAAAAGATCGAGTGGAATCGAACGGATTTAATTGATGAGGCAGAAGAAGTTGTCATTCATCAAACAAAACAGCAAAAGGAGAAATTGAAGGATTCGAGTGGAATTCTAATAGAAGAGTCACAGGAGAATCGAGTAAAAATAACAAAAGTAACGGTGGATGAAAAAGGTGAAAAGCAAATCGGTAAAAAAAAGGGAACTTATGTCACGCTATCCGTGCCGACATTGACACCAGATGACAAAGATGGCTTTTCACAGCTTGAAGCGGCACTCGAACATCATTTAGAGGAAATGCACCGAGATATCGTCTTTACAAAGGATCAAAAGGTGCTCGTTATAGGACTAGGAAATAAAACAATTACACCAGATGCAATCGGCCCATTTACCATTGATTCGATGCATAAGCTACAATCAGAGCTCGAGTCGCCGCAATTTGTTTTGTACGCGCCGGGTGTAACAGGACAAACGGGCTTTGAGACGAGTGATTTTATCGCTGCTCTTACCGATAAAATTAAGCCAGCCCTAGTTATTGTCATTGATGCGCTTGCAACGAGTGGGAGTGCGCGCCTTTGTCGGACAATTCAACTAACAAATACAGGTATCCATCCGGGTTCTGGTGTTGGAAATCAGCGTGCCGAAGTTTCAAAGGAAGCAATCGGCGTACCAGTTACGGCAATTGGTATACCGACTGTCGTGGAAGCACCGATTTTAATTGCAGATGCAATCGATGTTGTTTTTCGTTCGATTGCTGCTCAAATTGAAGAAAGGGGAAAGCCATCACGCAAATTATCTGTTAAGCCGTGGACGCCATCAACGGAGAGTGTGGATTTAGAATTAATTAAACCAATTTTCGGGGAATGGTCGACGTGGACTACTGAGGATCGTCGACAGTTATTTGAAGAAGTATTCTCTAGTCACCCTGAGCGTTTAATTGTTTCACCAAAGGAAGTAGATATTTGGCTAATTCAGTATGCACTCCTGTTAAGTAACTGCCTTTTCAAATGGATAAAAACTGCTGAAGATACGTTCTAA
- the rpsT gene encoding 30S ribosomal protein S20 → MPNIKSAIKRVKVAEKANAANVQAKSAMRTTVKKAEQALATGAENAQELVVAASKALDKAASKGLIHKNAASRKKSRLAKKA, encoded by the coding sequence ATGCCAAACATTAAATCTGCAATTAAACGTGTTAAGGTTGCTGAAAAAGCAAACGCTGCTAACGTACAAGCTAAATCAGCTATGCGTACTACAGTGAAAAAAGCTGAACAAGCTCTAGCTACTGGTGCTGAAAACGCTCAAGAATTAGTTGTTGCTGCTTCTAAAGCTTTAGATAAAGCTGCTTCTAAAGGTCTTATCCACAAAAACGCGGCTTCTCGTAAAAAGTCTCGTTTAGCTAAAAAAGCTTAA
- the holA gene encoding DNA polymerase III subunit delta: protein MFTKVWKDFKNGKFAPVYLLVGEESYFIDETIMRLKEALGDGDEVEVMTFDLNEQPIDYVIDEADTIPFFSDRKCIIAKNASFLKATDKGKEKIDHDLKRLENWLGHPSDTAITLFIAPYEKLDERKKVTKLMKEKSVMLLAETPQNNDLYVWIQSEVEAFGKVIADDAAVKLVEMVGAHMLQLQQEIEKLALYLGEDYEITVELVEDLVAKTLEHDAFKMLNAYLAHNQAEALKIYHDLLRQKEEPIMLVGLLASNIRTMSNVYYLQKKGYHPQQIAKQLKIHPYRVKMITEQRNRPSDERLLQALYSLAQVDLQLKTTGGNRERHLELFLMKAL from the coding sequence ATGTTTACAAAAGTATGGAAAGATTTTAAGAATGGGAAATTTGCGCCTGTTTATTTACTAGTCGGGGAAGAATCCTATTTCATAGATGAAACAATTATGCGATTGAAAGAAGCACTTGGCGATGGTGACGAGGTTGAAGTGATGACCTTTGATTTAAATGAACAGCCGATTGATTATGTCATCGATGAGGCAGATACGATTCCATTTTTCTCTGACCGAAAATGTATTATCGCAAAAAATGCATCCTTTTTAAAGGCGACCGATAAAGGCAAGGAAAAAATAGATCATGATCTCAAACGTTTGGAAAATTGGTTGGGACACCCGTCAGATACAGCGATAACACTATTTATTGCACCGTATGAAAAGTTGGACGAGCGCAAAAAAGTGACAAAGCTGATGAAAGAAAAAAGTGTAATGCTTCTCGCAGAAACACCGCAAAATAATGATTTATATGTATGGATTCAGTCTGAGGTTGAAGCGTTTGGTAAAGTAATTGCTGATGATGCAGCGGTGAAATTAGTCGAAATGGTCGGCGCACATATGCTACAGCTACAACAGGAAATTGAGAAGCTGGCGTTATATCTTGGTGAGGATTATGAAATTACAGTGGAGCTTGTAGAGGATTTAGTTGCCAAAACATTGGAACATGATGCGTTTAAAATGCTCAATGCGTATTTAGCACATAATCAAGCAGAGGCGCTGAAAATTTATCATGATCTACTGCGTCAAAAAGAAGAACCGATTATGCTCGTAGGATTGCTGGCGTCGAATATTCGGACGATGAGTAATGTGTATTATTTACAGAAAAAGGGCTATCACCCACAGCAAATTGCCAAGCAGCTAAAAATTCATCCGTACCGTGTGAAAATGATTACGGAACAACGGAATCGCCCATCTGATGAGCGGTTGTTGCAGGCATTGTATAGCTTAGCGCAGGTAGATTTACAGTTAAAAACAACAGGCGGTAATCGTGAGCGCCACTTAGAATTATTTTTAATGAAAGCTTTATAA
- a CDS encoding YqzM family protein, with protein sequence MAHQDPNYVAENPFEGRGRASQRNDAIDAGIGMGVSFAFFAAMFIIAMIVEVATR encoded by the coding sequence ATGGCACATCAAGATCCAAATTACGTTGCAGAAAATCCATTCGAAGGCCGAGGACGTGCATCTCAACGTAACGATGCAATCGACGCTGGAATTGGCATGGGCGTATCATTCGCTTTCTTCGCTGCTATGTTCATCATCGCTATGATCGTAGAAGTGGCAACACGCTAA
- a CDS encoding DNA internalization-related competence protein ComEC/Rec2 — protein sequence MHYLVNLFKHKWIFYALSILISAVAAHESAGLLFLLILLTAFCYYKGFCLSQIVALALVGLLSFYYFSYEVGKLQEPLQLPTTLTWTDEYKISGTTLRGFMKDAKGAKIYATYTLKSESEKESFQSTALGGHRFIVRGELQEPAMPAHRYGFSMAGYLMSKGARGILEISSLTYVGQANNALQPLYKQRFKVKRHIEQYFPKTLVAEAQALLIGLQENVDDELNRAYQKLGITHLFAISGLHVALISWLFFQSMLRVGVRRELASIILLVLLPMYAILAGGAPSVWRAVSVVELIMLARYLNWTIPIDDAMAMSFIVFVLLEPGVVFQVGFQLSYLATLSIIYSGQILTRYANWWMQSFFITFVCQILVYPLLLYHFFEISISSFIANIVFVPLFSFVILPVNIVLLIVTWIPGPFAGLFFELYEPCRLWLTDGILFLQASSYQMWNPGKPSLLWIIIMYVSVFTAFYFLDSRASYKKVAVVLLAPAIAFHVQPYLQKDLKLSFVNVGQGDCIVISLPHRKGIYLIDAGGLLRFEQEQWKARTNLFEVGREIVVPYLKGQGIQSVDSFILTHADADHVEGAEEVLREIRVKEVHVTPNSLAKPVMDDFLDEIQNSRTIIRERMSGHSWEQAGVQFSYLWPYETEYEGNNDSLVLLVQTGPFKALLTGDLEKEGEAELVKQAAAEISNVALLKAGHHGSKTSSTEEFIALTNPMLTIFMAGKNNRYKHPHAEVVGRFDDKGLMHLTTGEVGTVEVTITNRGMQVETSNEWFIK from the coding sequence ATGCATTATTTGGTCAACTTATTCAAGCATAAATGGATTTTTTACGCCTTGTCGATTCTTATTAGCGCGGTTGCTGCTCATGAATCGGCGGGGCTTTTATTTTTGCTCATTTTATTAACTGCGTTTTGCTATTATAAAGGCTTTTGCTTAAGTCAAATTGTTGCCCTAGCGCTCGTTGGATTATTGTCCTTTTATTATTTTTCCTATGAGGTAGGTAAACTCCAGGAGCCACTACAGCTCCCAACAACATTAACATGGACCGATGAGTATAAAATTAGTGGTACGACGTTGCGCGGCTTTATGAAGGATGCCAAAGGGGCGAAAATTTATGCGACGTATACGTTAAAAAGTGAGAGTGAAAAGGAAAGCTTCCAAAGCACCGCACTTGGTGGTCATCGTTTTATTGTGCGGGGTGAATTGCAAGAGCCGGCAATGCCTGCCCATCGTTACGGGTTTTCTATGGCAGGCTATTTGATGAGCAAAGGTGCACGGGGGATTTTAGAAATTTCGAGTTTAACTTACGTAGGACAAGCAAATAATGCCCTTCAGCCACTGTATAAGCAACGTTTTAAGGTGAAACGACATATTGAACAATACTTTCCTAAAACGCTCGTAGCAGAAGCACAGGCGCTATTAATCGGATTGCAGGAAAATGTAGATGATGAATTAAACCGAGCGTATCAAAAACTAGGCATTACACATTTATTTGCGATTTCTGGCCTACACGTGGCACTAATTTCTTGGCTGTTTTTTCAAAGTATGCTCCGAGTAGGTGTGCGTCGGGAGCTAGCTTCAATAATTTTATTAGTGCTGTTGCCGATGTACGCGATTTTAGCCGGTGGTGCGCCGTCTGTTTGGCGCGCGGTTTCCGTCGTTGAGCTCATTATGCTGGCTCGCTATTTAAACTGGACAATCCCGATTGATGATGCAATGGCAATGAGTTTTATAGTGTTTGTATTACTAGAGCCAGGCGTGGTATTTCAAGTAGGATTTCAATTATCTTATTTGGCAACGCTTAGTATAATTTATTCGGGGCAGATTTTAACGCGCTATGCAAACTGGTGGATGCAGTCTTTTTTTATTACGTTTGTATGCCAAATCCTTGTATATCCACTTTTGCTTTATCATTTTTTTGAGATTAGTATTTCCTCGTTTATTGCCAATATTGTTTTTGTACCGTTATTTTCATTTGTCATTTTGCCGGTAAATATTGTACTCCTGATTGTAACGTGGATACCAGGCCCTTTTGCAGGCTTGTTTTTTGAACTGTATGAGCCTTGTCGTTTATGGCTAACAGACGGCATCTTGTTTTTACAGGCTTCCTCGTACCAAATGTGGAATCCGGGAAAACCGTCACTGTTGTGGATCATCATCATGTACGTAAGTGTTTTTACCGCGTTCTATTTTCTGGATTCGCGTGCTAGTTACAAGAAAGTTGCTGTGGTATTACTTGCGCCTGCGATTGCTTTTCATGTGCAGCCGTATTTGCAAAAGGATTTAAAGTTATCATTTGTGAATGTGGGGCAAGGAGATTGTATTGTCATTTCACTGCCACACCGAAAAGGAATCTATTTAATAGATGCAGGTGGATTACTACGTTTTGAGCAGGAGCAATGGAAGGCACGTACTAATTTATTTGAGGTAGGTCGGGAAATTGTCGTGCCGTATTTAAAGGGGCAAGGTATTCAGTCGGTGGATTCCTTTATTTTGACGCATGCTGATGCAGATCATGTTGAAGGTGCGGAAGAGGTACTTCGCGAAATTCGCGTGAAGGAAGTACATGTCACACCGAATTCATTGGCAAAGCCTGTCATGGACGATTTTTTAGATGAAATACAAAACTCAAGGACGATTATTCGGGAGCGCATGAGCGGACATAGCTGGGAGCAGGCAGGTGTGCAGTTTAGCTATTTATGGCCGTATGAAACAGAATACGAAGGCAATAATGATTCGCTCGTGTTACTTGTTCAAACAGGTCCATTTAAGGCGCTGCTAACAGGTGATTTAGAAAAAGAAGGGGAAGCGGAACTGGTGAAACAGGCAGCTGCAGAAATTTCGAATGTCGCGTTATTAAAAGCAGGGCATCACGGGAGTAAAACATCAAGTACAGAAGAATTTATTGCACTGACAAATCCTATGCTTACAATTTTTATGGCAGGAAAAAATAATCGCTATAAGCATCCACACGCAGAAGTAGTAGGTCGTTTTGATGATAAGGGATTAATGCATTTAACGACAGGAGAGGTTGGTACGGTTGAAGTGACGATTACGAACCGTGGCATGCAGGTGGAAACGTCGAATGAATGGTTTATAAAATAA
- a CDS encoding ComE operon protein 2, with the protein MERITWDQFFMAQSHLLALRSTCARLAVGATIVREKRIIAGGYNGSISGDEHCNEQGCYVIDNHCVRTVHAETNALLQCAKYGTPANGADLYVTHFPCLPCTKTIIQAGIKNVYYAKDYKNNPYAMELFAKANVNVVQVPFNETKIDFLKDEKYALTFELLEKLRALGAKQEELAPLEEKMHALFGQLIQA; encoded by the coding sequence ATGGAGCGTATTACATGGGATCAATTTTTCATGGCACAAAGCCATTTGCTAGCACTTAGAAGTACATGTGCAAGACTTGCCGTTGGTGCAACAATAGTAAGAGAAAAACGCATTATTGCAGGCGGCTATAACGGCTCGATTTCTGGCGATGAGCATTGCAATGAGCAAGGTTGCTATGTGATAGATAATCATTGTGTACGTACGGTACATGCTGAAACGAATGCATTATTGCAATGTGCAAAATACGGTACTCCTGCAAACGGAGCTGATTTATATGTAACGCATTTCCCGTGCTTGCCTTGCACGAAAACGATTATTCAAGCAGGGATAAAAAATGTGTACTATGCGAAAGATTATAAAAATAATCCGTATGCTATGGAGCTATTTGCAAAAGCGAATGTCAACGTTGTTCAAGTGCCGTTTAACGAAACGAAAATCGACTTCTTGAAGGATGAGAAGTATGCGCTTACTTTTGAGCTATTAGAAAAGTTGCGCGCACTAGGTGCAAAGCAGGAGGAATTGGCCCCTCTTGAGGAGAAGATGCATGCATTATTTGGTCAACTTATTCAAGCATAA
- a CDS encoding helix-hairpin-helix domain-containing protein, with amino-acid sequence MQPFLQKYGKRVLIPGIVCIIGIIYFFFPQNNSASPTINLIETIPIEETTQQQQIEVLTEETVTQPIIVDVKGAIHYPGVYELTEDDRIIDLIELAGGYTENANPQLINHAQKLQDEMVIYIPRQGEELTEAMQTLVQVASVSPSGAIGSTNGSSKVNINKADEAALVTLPGVGPAKAQAILTYRTEVGSFQTIEDLKKVSGIGEKSFEQLKDLIDVK; translated from the coding sequence TTGCAGCCATTTCTACAGAAGTATGGCAAGCGCGTGCTAATCCCCGGCATCGTTTGCATAATTGGAATTATTTATTTTTTCTTTCCTCAAAACAATTCAGCAAGTCCCACTATTAATTTGATTGAAACAATTCCTATTGAAGAAACGACACAACAACAGCAAATTGAAGTATTAACAGAAGAAACTGTTACACAGCCTATCATTGTCGATGTCAAAGGTGCTATCCATTACCCAGGTGTTTATGAACTAACAGAAGATGACAGAATTATAGATTTGATTGAGCTTGCAGGCGGTTATACCGAGAATGCCAATCCGCAGCTTATTAATCATGCGCAAAAATTGCAGGATGAAATGGTCATTTATATTCCGAGGCAAGGAGAAGAGCTGACGGAGGCAATGCAAACCCTTGTACAGGTTGCTAGCGTATCGCCTAGTGGTGCTATCGGTAGTACGAATGGATCGAGTAAGGTAAATATCAACAAGGCTGATGAGGCGGCCCTGGTGACGTTACCAGGTGTTGGTCCGGCAAAAGCACAGGCAATACTCACTTACCGTACTGAGGTTGGTAGCTTTCAAACAATAGAAGATTTAAAAAAGGTGTCCGGCATTGGCGAAAAATCATTTGAGCAACTTAAAGACTTAATCGATGTAAAATAA
- a CDS encoding class I SAM-dependent DNA methyltransferase has product MNSYERFAKVYDELMTDIPYDEYVEWIQTYAPIADNKNLLDIGCGTGTLALMLDQAGYAVSGVDLSEDMLAVASARMEMANAQIPLFAMSMDELDGFNELDVAIIPIDSINYVTDESAVIETLKRVFASLRAGGQLFFDVHSLFKMDDIFLTSPFTYDDGTITYIWHTAPGDYEHSVYHQMSFFVATENGLFERFDEEHFQRTFDPAQYVKWLKEIGFSEVFVTADWSIEAPEDESERVFIRAIK; this is encoded by the coding sequence ATGAATAGCTACGAACGTTTTGCGAAAGTGTACGATGAGTTAATGACAGATATTCCTTACGATGAATATGTTGAATGGATTCAAACGTATGCCCCGATAGCAGATAATAAAAATCTATTAGACATTGGCTGTGGCACAGGTACACTTGCGCTAATGCTTGATCAAGCAGGCTATGCTGTGTCAGGTGTTGACCTATCAGAGGATATGCTAGCAGTTGCGAGCGCGCGTATGGAAATGGCGAATGCCCAAATTCCGTTATTTGCAATGTCAATGGATGAGCTAGACGGCTTTAATGAGCTGGATGTAGCAATTATTCCAATTGATTCAATCAACTATGTAACCGACGAGTCAGCAGTGATTGAAACGTTAAAACGTGTATTTGCAAGTCTTCGCGCAGGCGGGCAGTTATTTTTCGATGTGCATTCATTATTTAAAATGGACGATATCTTTTTAACGAGCCCGTTCACATATGATGATGGTACGATTACGTATATTTGGCATACCGCGCCGGGTGACTATGAACACTCGGTATATCACCAAATGAGCTTCTTCGTGGCGACAGAAAACGGCTTATTTGAGCGTTTCGACGAGGAGCATTTTCAGCGAACATTCGATCCAGCACAATATGTGAAGTGGCTAAAGGAAATTGGCTTTTCTGAAGTTTTTGTAACAGCAGACTGGTCAATTGAAGCACCAGAAGATGAAAGCGAACGTGTATTTATTCGTGCAATTAAATAG
- the rsfS gene encoding ribosome silencing factor, which produces MNETLLQIAYKAIDDKRGEDIVVLNMQGISLLADYFIITECGSERQVQAVARELKEKAEENGFNVRKMEGFDSARWILVDMGDVVAHVFHKDERAYYNLERLWGDAPQLDAPEV; this is translated from the coding sequence ATGAACGAAACATTATTACAAATAGCATATAAAGCAATCGACGATAAACGAGGTGAGGATATTGTTGTATTAAACATGCAAGGTATTTCACTTTTAGCAGATTATTTCATCATTACTGAATGCGGTTCTGAGCGTCAAGTACAAGCAGTTGCACGTGAATTAAAAGAAAAAGCAGAAGAAAACGGCTTTAACGTTCGCAAAATGGAAGGCTTTGATTCAGCTCGCTGGATTTTAGTTGATATGGGCGATGTTGTTGCACATGTATTCCATAAAGATGAGCGTGCTTATTATAACCTAGAGCGCCTATGGGGAGATGCTCCTCAGCTAGACGCACCAGAAGTGTAA
- the yqeK gene encoding bis(5'-nucleosyl)-tetraphosphatase (symmetrical) YqeK, which produces MERATLLAAIKPRMPEKRYIHSLGVMETAIQLAERYGEDPKKAEIAAIIHDVAKYADVEWMRKIVLENGLDTRLVEWNAEILHGPVGAWIAQTEFGVQDEDILNAIRHHTTGRAGMSKLEKIIYIADMIEPNRKFHGLEKLRVKAQKDLDQAMKACVRHTIAFLVDTKQRVYPVSIDCYNDLMREE; this is translated from the coding sequence ATGGAACGAGCGACATTACTCGCAGCGATTAAACCTCGCATGCCTGAAAAACGCTACATTCATTCGCTTGGTGTAATGGAGACAGCTATACAACTAGCTGAACGATACGGCGAAGACCCGAAAAAAGCAGAAATTGCTGCCATCATACATGATGTAGCAAAATATGCCGACGTCGAATGGATGCGAAAAATTGTGTTAGAAAACGGCTTAGATACTCGCTTAGTTGAGTGGAATGCCGAAATATTACACGGTCCGGTGGGTGCTTGGATTGCCCAAACTGAATTTGGTGTGCAGGATGAGGATATACTAAATGCTATACGTCATCATACAACCGGCCGTGCTGGAATGAGTAAATTAGAAAAGATCATTTATATCGCAGACATGATTGAGCCAAATCGTAAATTTCACGGCCTTGAGAAGCTACGAGTAAAAGCACAAAAAGACTTGGATCAGGCGATGAAAGCTTGCGTCCGTCATACAATTGCTTTTTTAGTGGATACTAAGCAGCGAGTTTATCCAGTATCAATCGACTGTTATAATGATCTCATGAGAGAGGAATAA
- a CDS encoding nicotinate-nucleotide adenylyltransferase yields MKKVGILGGTFNPPHIGHLIMANEVYYALGLDEVRFMPNAKAPHKEAGHAVTNAQRMRMVELMTELYPQFKVEHFEMDRGGISYTYDTIVEMLKREPDVQFYFIIGGDMIDSLHTWYCIEELSKLVQFVGVKRPGTQGETSYNVIMVEAPEINLSSSFIRNRLQAGRTLQFLLHPAVDAYIRKEGLYGTSDITRSD; encoded by the coding sequence TTGAAGAAGGTCGGCATTTTAGGTGGTACATTTAATCCACCACATATTGGCCATTTAATTATGGCAAATGAAGTTTATTATGCGCTTGGTCTAGATGAAGTTCGTTTCATGCCAAATGCCAAAGCACCACATAAAGAGGCGGGGCATGCAGTCACAAATGCTCAGCGAATGCGCATGGTAGAGCTTATGACAGAACTGTATCCACAGTTTAAGGTGGAACATTTTGAGATGGACCGCGGCGGGATTTCGTATACGTATGATACGATTGTCGAAATGCTTAAGCGTGAGCCGGATGTCCAGTTCTACTTTATTATCGGTGGCGATATGATTGATTCGCTTCATACATGGTATTGCATTGAGGAACTGAGCAAGCTTGTCCAGTTTGTAGGTGTTAAAAGACCAGGTACGCAAGGCGAAACATCATACAATGTGATAATGGTAGAAGCACCTGAAATCAACCTATCTTCATCGTTTATTCGCAATCGCTTGCAAGCAGGTAGAACGTTACAATTTTTACTACATCCAGCTGTAGACGCTTATATTCGAAAGGAGGGTCTTTATGGAACGAGCGACATTACTCGCAGCGATTAA
- the yhbY gene encoding ribosome assembly RNA-binding protein YhbY yields MLTGKQKRFLRAQAHHLDPIFQVGKGGVNDAMISQLRDVLEARELIKVRILDNCEDDKHDVAQSLAAGTRAELVQLIGLTVVLYKESRNSKKIELPKVAKK; encoded by the coding sequence ATGTTAACAGGCAAACAAAAACGTTTTTTACGTGCCCAGGCACATCATTTAGATCCGATTTTCCAAGTAGGCAAAGGTGGCGTAAACGATGCGATGATTTCGCAATTACGCGATGTATTGGAAGCTCGTGAATTAATTAAAGTACGTATTTTAGATAACTGTGAAGACGACAAGCATGATGTGGCGCAAAGCTTAGCAGCTGGTACTCGTGCAGAATTAGTACAATTGATCGGCTTAACAGTTGTATTATATAAAGAATCACGCAACAGCAAAAAAATTGAGTTACCGAAAGTGGCGAAAAAGTAA
- the aroE gene encoding shikimate dehydrogenase, producing MKKWFAVIGDPIAHSKSPEMHNAWYEEMNADATYIPVHVKPDDLLAAVQSFKTLGASGWNITIPHKETIIPYLDELDDMAKKMGAVNTVVRTAEGKLKGYNTDGAGFVRSLEESIGTKHKNKRILLIGAGGAARGIAFALLAAGYHDLTIANRTVANAQKIIDELGDGVAISLEQAEATLDLYGVFIQMTPAGLKNGEFTLPFSMDKFPKGAIAADIVYNPLLTPFLLAAQDKGAVIVNGLGMFVHQGAIAYEYWLGESPNTNSMIARLTEQLQK from the coding sequence ATGAAGAAATGGTTTGCTGTTATTGGTGATCCGATTGCACATTCGAAATCACCTGAAATGCATAATGCTTGGTATGAAGAAATGAACGCAGATGCGACCTATATTCCTGTCCACGTGAAGCCAGATGATTTACTGGCGGCGGTTCAGTCGTTTAAAACGCTCGGTGCAAGTGGCTGGAATATTACTATTCCGCATAAGGAAACGATCATTCCTTACTTAGATGAGTTAGATGACATGGCCAAGAAAATGGGCGCAGTGAATACGGTTGTTCGGACAGCAGAAGGCAAGCTAAAGGGCTATAATACAGACGGTGCTGGCTTTGTGCGTTCGCTTGAAGAATCAATTGGCACGAAGCATAAAAACAAACGTATTTTACTAATTGGTGCGGGTGGAGCTGCACGTGGTATTGCCTTTGCACTGCTGGCGGCTGGCTATCATGATTTAACGATTGCAAATCGTACTGTAGCCAATGCGCAGAAAATTATAGATGAGCTTGGCGATGGTGTGGCAATTTCACTTGAGCAGGCAGAAGCGACGCTTGATTTGTATGGGGTTTTCATCCAAATGACACCAGCAGGGCTGAAAAACGGGGAATTTACTCTCCCTTTTTCAATGGACAAGTTTCCAAAAGGAGCGATTGCGGCGGATATAGTGTATAATCCATTATTGACGCCTTTTTTACTGGCAGCACAGGACAAAGGTGCAGTGATCGTCAACGGACTGGGGATGTTCGTACACCAGGGCGCTATTGCGTATGAATACTGGCTTGGTGAATCCCCAAATACAAATTCAATGATTGCAAGGCTTACAGAGCAATTGCAGAAATAA
- the yqeH gene encoding ribosome biogenesis GTPase YqeH → MIEMPNCIGCGAVIQTENKDGLGYAPASSLEKETIICQRCFRLKNYNEIQPVSLTDDDFLRILNGLGEQEGLIVKIVDIFDFNGSWLPGLHRFVGKNPVLLVANKADLLPRSVKSNKVINWLKREAKSLGLQPIDVMLVSAHKGMGMVEVVEAIEKYRRGKDVFVVGCTNVGKSTFINRIIKQATGEGEIITTSHFPGTTLDMIEIPLDDGSALYDTPGIINHHQMAHHIDATELKYIMPKKEIKPKVYQQNPGQTLFIGALARFDFIQGERSAFTVHVANDLPIHRTKLEKADDLYKEHKGELLAPPTAAHIDKLPELVRHEFSIKEAKTDVVFSGLGWITVQHANVVVAAYAPKGVQVFVRTSLI, encoded by the coding sequence TATTTGCCAACGATGCTTCCGTTTGAAAAACTATAACGAAATTCAACCAGTAAGCTTAACTGACGACGACTTTTTACGTATTTTAAACGGCCTTGGCGAACAGGAAGGTCTTATCGTAAAAATCGTGGATATTTTTGATTTCAATGGTAGCTGGTTACCAGGACTTCACCGATTTGTCGGCAAAAACCCTGTATTACTTGTAGCAAATAAGGCAGACCTATTACCAAGGTCAGTAAAGTCAAACAAAGTAATCAATTGGCTAAAGCGCGAAGCAAAATCATTAGGTCTTCAACCAATAGATGTGATGCTTGTATCTGCGCATAAAGGTATGGGCATGGTAGAAGTAGTGGAAGCCATTGAAAAATATCGTCGTGGCAAAGACGTATTCGTTGTTGGTTGTACAAATGTTGGGAAATCAACATTCATAAACCGCATTATTAAACAAGCGACAGGTGAGGGAGAGATTATTACAACTTCTCACTTCCCAGGAACTACATTAGATATGATTGAAATTCCACTTGATGACGGCTCAGCATTATATGATACGCCAGGGATAATTAACCATCACCAAATGGCGCATCATATTGACGCAACTGAATTAAAATATATTATGCCGAAAAAAGAAATTAAACCAAAAGTATATCAACAAAATCCAGGACAAACATTGTTCATCGGGGCGCTTGCACGTTTTGATTTTATTCAAGGCGAGCGTTCAGCATTCACGGTGCACGTGGCAAATGATTTACCAATCCATCGCACAAAGCTTGAAAAGGCGGATGATTTATATAAAGAGCATAAGGGCGAGCTTTTAGCACCGCCAACTGCTGCGCATATAGATAAATTACCAGAACTAGTGCGTCACGAGTTTTCAATTAAAGAAGCGAAAACAGATGTCGTGTTCTCTGGACTTGGTTGGATTACAGTACAACATGCGAACGTTGTTGTAGCAGCATACGCGCCAAAGGGTGTACAAGTTTTTGTTCGAACTTCATTAATTTAA